GCGCATTCATCCGCGCCCACGTTGCCTGCGGCCGCCCCGCCCTCGGCATCTGCCTCGGTTCGCAATTCCTCGCCGATGCCCTCGGCGGCCGCGTCGTCCAGAATCCGCTCGTCGAGATCGGCTGGTTCCCCGTGGACTTCACCGCCGAGGCCCGCGCGCAATTCGCCAACCTGCCGGCCTCGCTCGAAGTCCTCCACTGGCACGGCGACACGTTTGAAC
The sequence above is drawn from the Chthoniobacterales bacterium genome and encodes:
- a CDS encoding type 1 glutamine amidotransferase, which codes for MRIHVLQHDVTEGPGIIGDWAAGQGHVLSTTHLYQGDALPDPGSFDALLVMGGPMNIYQDRAHPWLRAERAFIRAHVACGRPALGICLGSQFLADALGGRVVQNPLVEIGWFPVDFTAEARAQFANLPASLEVLHWHGDTFE